The proteins below come from a single Eucalyptus grandis isolate ANBG69807.140 chromosome 3, ASM1654582v1, whole genome shotgun sequence genomic window:
- the LOC120291690 gene encoding NHP2-like protein 1, which produces MRPSDFHAGADGRKVNPKAYPLADAQLSITILDLVQQAANYKQLKKGANEATKTLNRGISEFIVMAADTEPLEILLHLPLLAEDKNVPYVFVPSKQALGRACGVTRPVIACSVTTNEGSQLKSQIQQLKDAIEKLLI; this is translated from the exons ATGCGCCCGAGTGATTTTCATGCTGGTGCAGACGGGCGAAAGGTGAACCCGAAGGCTTATCCCCTCGCGGACGCTCAGCTCTCCATCACCATACTCGATCTCGTCCAGCAGGCTGCTAATTACAAGCAGCTCAAGAAGGGCGCCAACGAAG CTACGAAGACGCTGAACAGGGGTATCTCTGAGTTCATAGTGATGGCTGCGGACACCGAGCCGCTCGAGATCCTCCTCCATCTTCCGTTGCTTGCTGAGGATAAG AATGTGCCCTATGTGTTTGTGCCCTCAAAGCAAGCACTTGGCCGAGCATGCGGGGTCACAAGACCTGTCATTGCCTGTTCCGTGACCACAAATGAAGGAAGCCAGTTAAAGTCTCAGATACAGCAACTCAAG GATGCAATCGAGAAGCTCTTGATTTGA
- the LOC120291079 gene encoding uncharacterized protein LOC120291079, protein MANYGYSYRSQKPYDGFDPWKAERSYYNSEQLCYPPLEECEERMIAVDPYQNPGTYVMKVKTTVERVHPPMFSEFYGQCSPPWYEHRPSRVVVNNKLHGPSIPSNDWPPLVEEFFNEIQNEVSQPSGFGAPRGPCTLRIPISAGSCGTTGNAGDSDLKDERIQRPPVTTEGGYGPRLGHPAGSVLPSHHISSERQRIVQPSSMTMTGHRERRGPNLEFSKPEDDVGMAKEYLKTVADPSCVNTIEDEAPDRSHFRGDKIPKPRVATNGGPAARPGNPTASMLPNHDISSKRGERTSQPPSMTTTGGWERRGPDTGLQPMNETGKTMEYSKEAVKPPSVSTVPKRESIPKTIDSKEAERRYGNANPSPEPYATGYTSTIDSREAARKYNGQFV, encoded by the exons ATGGCAAATTATGGTTACTCTTACAGAAGCCAAAAACCCTATGATGGATTCGATCCATGGAAAGCTGAAAGGAGCTACTACAACTCCGAGCAGCTGTGCTATCCACCCCTTGAGGAATGTGAGGAAAGAATGATTGCTGTCGACCCTTATCAAAACCCGGGTACCTATGTCATGAAAGTCAAAACAACTGTTGAACGCGTCCATCCACCCATGTTCTCTGAATTCTACGGACAATGCTCCCCCCCGTGGTACGAGCACCGCCCGAGCCGTGTAGTAGTCAACAACAAGCTGCACGGGCCTTCGATCCCAAGCAATGACTGGCCACCTCTGGTCGAGGAATTCTTCAACGAGATCCAGAATGAAGTGAGCCAACCATCTGGGTTCGGTGCTCCACGGGGCCCATGCACGCTCAGGATCCCTATCTCTGCAGGTTCCTGTGGCACTACCGGCAATGCTGGGGATAGT GACCTTAAAGATGAGAGAATTCAGAGGCCACCCGTGACAACAGAAGGTGGTTATGGCCCTAGGCTTGGTCATCCAGCAGGCTCCGTGCTCCCAAGTCACCATATCTCATCTGAGAGACAGCGAATCGTCCAACCGTCGTCTATGACCATGACCGGACATCGGGAGAGGCGTGGTCCTAATCTGGAGTTCAGCAAACCAGAAGATGACGTAGGCATGGCCAAGGAGTACTTGAAGACAGTTGCGGATCCATCCTGTGTCAATACTATCGAGGACGAAGCTCCGGATCGCAGTCACTTTAGAGGTGATAAAATACCGAAGCCACGGGTGGCCACAAATGGTGGTCCTGCCGCTAGGCCTGGCAATCCAACAGCGTCCATGCTGCCGAATCATGATATCTCATccaagagaggagagaggaccAGTCAACCGCCATCTATGACCACGACAGGAGGTTGGGAGAGGCGAGGTCCTGATACGGGGCTCCAACCGATGAATGAAACGGGCAAGACAATGGAGTACTCAAAGGAAGCTGTGAAGCCTCCGTCAGTCAGTACAGTTCCCAAAAGAGAATCGATCCCCAAAACAATCGACAGCAAGGAAGCCGAAAGGCGATATGGGAATGCCAACCCCTCACCAGAGCCGTATGCAACAGGTTACACCAGCACTATTGACAGTCGGGAGGCTGCGAGGAAGTACAATGGACAGTTTGTGTGA